The following proteins are encoded in a genomic region of Gemmatimonadota bacterium:
- a CDS encoding carbohydrate binding family 9 domain-containing protein, which translates to MIRACLLGLFCIAICAPSANSDDTAGIVKEITGDLAYVSGLNGAASLGSQLQMDNGSTLQVIKKLDDNVLVARVVEENGSPVKVSDRIRVVTTQTSDDAPRAVYATRVDEGPKMDGRLDDPAWQNAKPIEGFVQRDPGYWVPSTERTTARIIYDQRKIYFGFECFDSEPNKIVANNMRRDSQLWGDDNVQILLDTYNDRQTGAFFFVNSLGAKRDLLLSREGRTYNDDWDCIWEAKGHRDDKGWSVEVAIPFDQLRFKDEDDAVWGINLARFIARKTESTALMIGQRSTSPTQRYRTTDLAELRGLKSLKTRRVFQIKPYVLPGAVKDLQAEDPSAQTSFESGVDVRYGLTPNMILDLSYNTDFAQVEGDQEEVNLTQFSQFFPEKREFFLEGSTLFDFGEAATRRGGDSRPPTILFYSRRIGLESGEPVPILLGSKLAGKAGKTSIGALNVLTDSKTLQDDTFVQRSNFSVLRLKHDVLGRSNIGAIIVNKQTPIPGAGWDQYNRAAGLDFSFSPSNALNFQGFYAQTWDSAENAQTGDAGFLQGTYSGGVYSSTLKYVDIGEHFLPKAGFVNRRAGLKRLRRYEAQFRARIPANTNLIRYISTGPRFRLFTDPSDPINKIKFWDLQVSTYTRFNAGDWYRVEFARTHDVVERTFKPSKKRPDIIIPHGTYNFTKFRTGPYPSRSRKVRPEFDIEIGNYYTGKRYKLSLENTFTPSGKLSIETDYEVNWLRLPQGNFNIQVLSNRLIYSFSTDFYVKLFAQWNNDREQASVNVLLNYRFRPGSDIYFVYDQGFDVTYDHNLDDRDVLREWSERNRAVLIKVSYMLGM; encoded by the coding sequence ATGATCAGAGCGTGCTTGCTTGGGCTTTTCTGTATAGCGATTTGCGCGCCATCGGCTAATAGTGATGACACAGCCGGTATTGTCAAAGAAATCACGGGCGATCTCGCTTATGTATCTGGACTCAACGGGGCGGCATCCCTGGGAAGCCAATTGCAGATGGACAATGGGTCAACGCTTCAGGTCATCAAAAAACTCGACGACAATGTGCTCGTAGCTCGCGTAGTCGAAGAAAACGGCTCACCCGTAAAGGTATCGGATCGCATTCGCGTTGTCACCACACAGACTTCTGACGATGCACCGCGCGCTGTTTATGCCACCCGCGTGGATGAAGGTCCCAAAATGGACGGGCGTTTGGACGACCCTGCGTGGCAAAATGCAAAACCCATCGAGGGCTTTGTCCAGCGCGATCCGGGCTACTGGGTACCGAGCACCGAACGCACAACAGCCCGTATTATTTACGACCAGAGAAAAATCTATTTCGGATTTGAATGTTTTGATTCCGAGCCAAACAAAATCGTGGCAAATAACATGCGGCGCGATTCGCAATTGTGGGGCGATGACAATGTACAAATTCTTCTGGACACTTATAACGACCGTCAGACCGGCGCATTCTTCTTCGTCAACTCTCTGGGCGCAAAGCGCGATCTGCTCCTATCGCGGGAAGGCCGCACCTACAACGACGATTGGGATTGTATCTGGGAAGCCAAAGGCCACCGGGACGATAAAGGGTGGTCGGTTGAGGTGGCGATACCATTTGATCAACTGAGATTTAAGGACGAAGATGATGCGGTATGGGGCATTAACCTGGCGCGATTTATTGCCCGCAAAACCGAATCGACAGCACTGATGATCGGACAAAGATCGACATCACCAACGCAGCGCTATCGCACCACAGACCTCGCAGAACTCAGGGGACTAAAATCCTTAAAAACCCGCCGCGTATTTCAGATCAAACCCTATGTATTGCCCGGTGCTGTAAAAGATTTGCAGGCAGAAGACCCATCTGCTCAAACCTCTTTTGAATCGGGTGTGGATGTGCGATACGGCTTAACGCCCAATATGATACTGGATCTGTCTTATAATACCGATTTTGCCCAGGTTGAAGGGGACCAGGAGGAAGTAAACCTGACGCAATTCTCACAATTCTTTCCCGAAAAGCGAGAATTCTTCCTGGAGGGATCCACCCTCTTTGACTTTGGAGAAGCCGCCACGAGACGCGGTGGGGACAGCCGACCTCCTACGATTTTGTTTTACAGCCGCCGAATCGGCCTGGAATCTGGGGAACCCGTACCCATTCTCCTGGGCAGCAAACTGGCGGGCAAAGCCGGCAAGACGAGCATTGGCGCATTGAATGTGTTGACGGATTCCAAAACGCTTCAGGATGATACATTTGTTCAGCGCAGCAATTTTTCGGTCTTGCGCCTGAAGCACGATGTGCTGGGACGATCAAATATCGGTGCAATTATTGTGAACAAACAAACCCCTATTCCAGGCGCGGGTTGGGATCAATACAACCGCGCTGCAGGGCTTGATTTCAGTTTTTCGCCATCCAATGCCCTCAATTTCCAGGGATTTTACGCACAAACCTGGGATTCTGCTGAAAACGCCCAGACAGGGGATGCGGGATTTTTACAGGGCACCTATTCGGGGGGTGTTTATTCCAGCACCCTAAAATACGTCGATATCGGAGAGCATTTTCTACCCAAAGCCGGATTTGTCAACCGCCGCGCAGGATTGAAGAGACTCAGGCGATACGAGGCACAATTCAGAGCGCGAATACCTGCCAATACGAATCTCATTCGCTATATTTCCACTGGACCGAGGTTTCGGCTCTTTACAGATCCCAGTGACCCAATAAATAAAATCAAATTCTGGGATTTGCAGGTATCTACTTATACGCGGTTCAATGCCGGAGACTGGTATCGGGTAGAATTTGCGCGAACGCACGACGTGGTCGAGCGCACGTTCAAGCCATCGAAAAAACGACCAGATATAATTATCCCACACGGCACATACAATTTTACAAAATTCAGAACCGGCCCCTATCCGAGTCGCTCGCGGAAAGTCCGCCCCGAGTTCGATATTGAGATCGGCAACTATTACACGGGCAAGCGATATAAACTTTCACTCGAAAATACCTTCACGCCTTCTGGAAAACTTTCTATTGAAACAGATTACGAAGTCAACTGGCTGCGCTTACCCCAGGGCAACTTCAATATTCAGGTATTGAGCAACCGC
- a CDS encoding sugar phosphate isomerase/epimerase, with protein MKLGVITDGISRDFEHALNVMAEYGLRYPELQFVWDREVGDHDAGQVARIKALLDQHDMEVSCISRHNFGGLPVLQTEIGDTTFEDHVSGLRRCIALAKTLGTNIVRIMSCKKEMILFGYNGAEDWIVTAGAWDKLVKLMAVPVQIAEEEGVTLVVETGNNAMITSGFLARKLIDELGSSHLKLLWDIPNTMYCTDIPFPDAYNEIRDYIGHIHIKDAKADIARATVGFYPLGEGDVAPYLEPIANALKRDGYAGAISYESVYRPEGGTFEDGFRASVAKFVEIFS; from the coding sequence GTGAAACTCGGTGTAATTACAGATGGAATCAGCAGAGATTTTGAACACGCATTGAATGTCATGGCGGAATATGGCCTGAGATATCCAGAACTCCAGTTTGTATGGGATCGAGAAGTGGGAGATCACGACGCCGGGCAAGTGGCGCGCATAAAGGCACTACTGGATCAGCACGACATGGAAGTCTCGTGCATCTCGCGGCACAACTTTGGCGGCTTGCCCGTATTGCAGACCGAGATAGGAGATACCACATTTGAGGACCATGTATCGGGATTGCGGCGGTGCATTGCCCTTGCCAAAACCCTCGGGACAAATATTGTCAGAATCATGAGTTGCAAAAAAGAAATGATCCTATTTGGGTACAACGGCGCAGAAGATTGGATTGTCACCGCTGGTGCTTGGGACAAACTGGTGAAACTGATGGCTGTACCCGTCCAAATAGCCGAAGAAGAAGGCGTGACACTCGTCGTTGAAACGGGTAATAATGCCATGATAACATCGGGCTTTCTGGCGCGAAAGTTGATCGACGAATTGGGTAGCTCCCACCTCAAACTCCTATGGGATATTCCCAACACAATGTACTGTACGGATATCCCCTTCCCCGATGCCTACAATGAAATTCGCGATTATATCGGCCATATTCACATCAAAGACGCAAAAGCCGATATTGCGCGTGCCACCGTTGGATTCTATCCCCTGGGCGAAGGCGATGTCGCGCCATACCTGGAACCCATTGCAAACGCGCTCAAACGCGACGGGTATGCGGGCGCAATCTCTTACGAAAGCGTCTATCGCCCCGAAGGCGGCACTTTTGAAGACGGATTCAGGGCGAGCGTTGCGAAATTTGTGGAAATTTTTAGCTAA
- a CDS encoding NAD(P)-dependent oxidoreductase, translating into MARVGLIGVGDMGSGMAANILKNGHELVVYDLRPEQLEPFVERGAYAAKNVGEVGERTDFVFVMVMNGNQIKAILNNGLLDGMKPGSTFICTATILRSELVEIAQSLKERDIRVIDAPVSGGAPGAAAGTLTMMVAAQRNVFEDATEVLNAVGENIYHVGEEIGVGQTVKACLAVLTGVTYAGIFETLALGVKAGVKAETLYEVINTSVVGSFLFRDTTQNILERNFAGQSRIGTMYKDLGIAKTLGRECGVPLFTLSSAAEWFQAGISVNPEEANWAIIKIFENMLDIEVKKR; encoded by the coding sequence ATGGCGCGTGTTGGGCTAATCGGTGTCGGAGATATGGGCAGTGGGATGGCGGCGAACATCTTGAAGAACGGCCATGAGCTTGTCGTGTATGATTTGCGCCCCGAACAATTGGAACCATTTGTCGAGCGGGGAGCTTATGCAGCCAAAAATGTAGGCGAAGTAGGCGAACGCACAGACTTCGTGTTCGTCATGGTCATGAACGGCAATCAAATTAAAGCAATCTTAAACAATGGCTTGTTGGACGGCATGAAACCGGGATCGACATTTATCTGTACCGCAACCATATTGCGATCGGAATTGGTCGAAATCGCGCAATCCTTAAAAGAGAGAGACATTCGCGTCATAGACGCCCCGGTAAGCGGTGGCGCACCCGGCGCAGCGGCTGGCACACTGACAATGATGGTAGCAGCACAGCGGAATGTTTTTGAGGACGCGACAGAAGTTCTCAACGCAGTCGGAGAAAATATCTACCACGTCGGCGAAGAAATCGGAGTCGGACAAACCGTGAAAGCGTGTCTGGCCGTCTTGACAGGTGTAACCTATGCGGGCATCTTCGAAACCCTGGCACTGGGCGTAAAAGCCGGTGTAAAAGCCGAGACCCTCTACGAAGTCATCAACACGAGCGTGGTCGGCAGCTTCTTATTTCGGGACACAACGCAAAACATCCTGGAACGAAATTTTGCGGGCCAAAGCCGCATTGGCACAATGTACAAAGACCTCGGAATCGCAAAAACACTGGGACGAGAATGTGGCGTGCCACTGTTCACGCTCTCATCGGCTGCAGAGTGGTTTCAAGCGGGCATCAGCGTAAACCCCGAAGAAGCGAACTGGGCCATCATCAAAATTTTTGAAAACATGCTGGATATTGAAGTGAAAAAACGGTAA
- a CDS encoding MBL fold metallo-hydrolase has product MDNIYLRWWGCGAFDILSEDVNIAIDPYLFGDNLKEAEPIYDYIFISHEHFDHCHPKTLTKLCRGDRFKKLFVNIGCMTPNEPVDENYGDAAFSRDLPISKHIPEEKIQVLFPKYRTDDMRIFPGPFSCDLGAVRVEAVESGENARPDLPTCGYLITYIEKDISFYHTGDLHATYPALGNLKGRVDYLIHMKTGLKNWSVFSSLLDLVQPRFLIPTHYRTDRKTDPVPEGHWPPDVTDANAFIESIREHAGDRTQILPFTAGVQYEIELPEKKVVWAWDWHNTWTVPPWREG; this is encoded by the coding sequence ATGGACAATATATATCTGAGATGGTGGGGGTGTGGTGCTTTCGACATTCTCTCTGAGGATGTCAATATCGCCATTGATCCGTATCTTTTCGGTGATAATCTAAAAGAGGCTGAACCTATTTACGATTATATTTTTATTAGCCACGAACATTTTGATCATTGTCACCCCAAAACCCTGACGAAATTGTGTCGGGGAGATCGCTTTAAAAAACTCTTTGTCAATATCGGTTGTATGACGCCAAATGAACCTGTTGACGAAAATTATGGCGACGCGGCTTTTTCTCGGGATTTGCCCATTAGCAAGCATATACCCGAAGAAAAAATCCAGGTGCTCTTTCCCAAATATCGCACCGATGACATGCGCATTTTTCCCGGTCCCTTTTCGTGCGACCTGGGCGCTGTGCGGGTAGAAGCTGTTGAAAGTGGTGAAAATGCGCGGCCCGATTTACCCACCTGTGGTTATTTAATCACATATATCGAGAAAGATATCTCGTTCTATCACACCGGGGATCTTCACGCGACCTACCCTGCGCTCGGCAATCTGAAGGGCCGTGTGGATTATCTCATCCACATGAAAACGGGGCTGAAGAACTGGTCTGTGTTTTCAAGTCTTCTCGATCTCGTGCAGCCCCGATTTTTGATTCCAACCCATTATCGAACAGATCGCAAAACCGATCCTGTTCCCGAAGGACATTGGCCTCCCGATGTTACGGATGCGAATGCTTTTATCGAGAGCATCCGCGAGCACGCTGGCGACCGAACCCAAATTTTGCCTTTCACTGCTGGCGTTCAGTACGAGATTGAATTGCCCGAAAAAAAAGTTGTGTGGGCGTGGGATTGGCACAATACATGGACTGTGCCCCCGTGGCGAGAGGGATAG
- a CDS encoding phytanoyl-CoA dioxygenase family protein: MSTVTEQHIQQYREEGYCHVEGLIPAELMANAWARVRKIVDHPPDWQKGRFQVLNPEIYRATSGDPVPKGIQRPGLEEAVFAKVAEHCNMANAMAGVLGGDVELFTDQIGVKHGWIDTEQGGCSYFHQDSWYWKIDPELGCNCWIPMQEVGKNAIALSVMPRSHIGWKLVPHESYYDDPPMFRKSRVNGEETYEPFKRHRIPLDQIDYSDEVLVKMKPGDGLFFTNYTWHRSEPNRTGNSMAFYAIAYQLKDPE, translated from the coding sequence ATGAGCACAGTCACCGAACAACATATCCAACAGTATCGAGAAGAGGGATACTGCCATGTGGAGGGATTGATCCCCGCCGAACTCATGGCGAACGCCTGGGCGCGAGTACGGAAAATAGTAGATCATCCGCCAGATTGGCAAAAGGGCAGATTTCAAGTCCTCAATCCCGAAATATACCGCGCCACATCAGGCGATCCAGTGCCCAAGGGCATTCAACGTCCGGGCCTGGAAGAAGCAGTATTTGCTAAAGTCGCAGAACACTGCAATATGGCAAATGCGATGGCGGGAGTTTTGGGAGGCGATGTGGAACTCTTCACAGATCAGATAGGGGTTAAACACGGATGGATTGACACTGAGCAAGGTGGATGCAGTTATTTTCACCAGGACTCGTGGTACTGGAAAATCGATCCCGAATTGGGGTGCAATTGCTGGATCCCGATGCAAGAAGTGGGAAAAAACGCCATCGCATTATCGGTCATGCCGCGCAGCCATATCGGCTGGAAACTCGTGCCACACGAATCTTATTACGACGACCCGCCGATGTTCAGAAAATCCCGTGTGAATGGCGAAGAAACCTATGAACCCTTTAAGCGCCACCGCATCCCCCTGGATCAGATCGATTACTCCGATGAAGTCCTGGTCAAAATGAAACCGGGTGACGGCCTCTTCTTCACAAATTACACCTGGCATCGGAGCGAGCCAAATCGCACGGGTAACTCAATGGCATTTTACGCGATTGCATATCAGTTGAAAGACCCTGAATAA
- a CDS encoding phytanoyl-CoA dioxygenase family protein, whose translation MSLNTDLNRIRRDGWTVIEGVIPENEIDAIRDHVWHSTGIHGRAKAAKEGIGHVPGFIRYDQSLAPYLADARLMAILEALFGSFVKVSYVSATINRRDNPRGRWHADWPFNQINAAHVLAPYPDAVMHITTLWMLSPFTHENGGTLIVPGSHRWSNNPTGNIDVDPLEPYSTEMNATGPAGSVLVLDSRIWHATAPNQSQEDRVSVVVRYAPWWLNTRVLMPGSEERKMMVDETGLTDNDQEPVPRQVYEELPENAKPLFRHWISD comes from the coding sequence ATGAGTTTAAATACCGATCTAAACCGAATCCGCAGAGATGGCTGGACCGTAATAGAAGGCGTAATCCCGGAAAATGAGATAGATGCCATACGCGATCACGTATGGCATTCGACCGGGATACACGGCAGAGCAAAGGCCGCAAAAGAGGGCATCGGACACGTGCCGGGATTTATACGCTATGACCAATCCCTCGCGCCCTATCTCGCAGACGCAAGGCTGATGGCTATCCTCGAAGCTCTTTTTGGCTCCTTTGTCAAAGTGTCTTATGTCTCAGCGACCATCAACCGCCGAGACAACCCACGGGGCAGATGGCATGCAGACTGGCCGTTCAATCAGATCAACGCCGCGCATGTGCTTGCACCTTATCCAGATGCGGTAATGCATATCACAACCCTGTGGATGTTATCTCCCTTTACCCATGAGAATGGCGGCACATTGATCGTGCCGGGCAGCCACCGATGGTCGAATAATCCAACCGGAAATATAGATGTAGATCCGCTCGAACCTTATTCAACCGAGATGAATGCAACGGGTCCGGCGGGAAGTGTCCTCGTGCTGGACAGTCGGATATGGCACGCAACCGCCCCCAATCAATCGCAAGAGGACCGGGTATCCGTTGTCGTTCGCTATGCCCCCTGGTGGTTGAACACGCGCGTATTGATGCCCGGGTCTGAAGAGCGCAAAATGATGGTGGATGAAACCGGCTTGACCGACAACGATCAGGAACCTGTACCCCGCCAGGTTTACGAGGAATTGCCAGAAAACGCAAAACCCCTGTTCCGACACTGGATAAGCGACTGA
- a CDS encoding Zn-dependent alcohol dehydrogenase, producing MKAAVLREAHQPISVEDVEIADPIGREVLIRTAAAGVCHSDVHYQQGLYTCELPAVLGHESAGIIEAVGPDVTYVKPGDHVITCLSVFCGHCRYCTTGRPNLCEDRESTQRKETDKPRLSQDNQAFFQFANLASYAEQLLVHENAVCKVREDMPLDKAALIGCGVTTGVGAALNTAKVEAGSTVAVVGCGGIGLSAVQGARIGGAGRIIAVDTVSSKLQLARELGATDLVNANDGDPVEQIMDLTGGKGVAYSFEAVGLKQTAEQCFYMLEEGGTATIIGMIPQGVKIELTGHNFLRERKIQGSSMGSNRFRVDMPRYVDMYLMGNLKIDEMISHNISLDDIDDAFKALIAGEVARQIIIFDI from the coding sequence ATGAAAGCCGCTGTTTTGCGCGAAGCACATCAGCCAATAAGTGTAGAAGATGTCGAAATTGCCGATCCAATCGGGCGCGAAGTATTGATTCGTACCGCCGCCGCAGGAGTCTGTCACAGCGATGTTCATTATCAGCAAGGACTTTATACCTGCGAGCTACCTGCCGTGCTCGGCCACGAATCAGCGGGCATTATAGAGGCGGTCGGGCCAGACGTGACCTATGTAAAACCCGGCGACCACGTAATCACCTGTCTATCGGTTTTTTGCGGACATTGTCGCTACTGCACCACCGGACGTCCAAATCTATGTGAAGATAGGGAATCGACACAGCGCAAAGAGACAGATAAACCGCGCCTATCCCAGGATAATCAAGCGTTCTTCCAATTTGCAAACCTCGCCTCTTATGCAGAACAGCTATTGGTACACGAAAATGCGGTATGCAAAGTCCGCGAAGACATGCCACTGGACAAAGCAGCCCTGATCGGATGCGGTGTGACAACCGGCGTTGGCGCTGCGCTCAACACCGCCAAAGTAGAGGCTGGCAGCACAGTAGCCGTTGTCGGATGCGGTGGCATTGGCCTGAGTGCTGTACAGGGTGCGCGAATAGGCGGTGCAGGGCGTATTATTGCAGTAGATACCGTCTCTTCCAAACTGCAACTGGCCCGAGAATTGGGCGCGACAGACCTGGTCAATGCCAATGATGGCGACCCCGTTGAGCAAATTATGGATCTGACCGGCGGAAAAGGCGTGGCGTACTCTTTTGAAGCCGTCGGCTTAAAACAGACTGCGGAACAGTGTTTTTATATGCTCGAAGAAGGCGGCACCGCCACGATAATTGGCATGATTCCCCAGGGCGTTAAAATTGAACTTACAGGACACAACTTTTTGCGCGAGCGCAAAATTCAGGGATCGAGCATGGGGTCCAATCGCTTTCGCGTGGATATGCCGCGGTATGTGGATATGTATCTCATGGGCAATCTCAAGATCGACGAAATGATTTCACACAATATATCCTTAGATGATATTGACGATGCGTTTAAGGCTCTGATCGCAGGTGAAGTCGCCCGGCAGATCATCATATTTGACATATAA
- a CDS encoding Gfo/Idh/MocA family oxidoreductase produces the protein MLKAGFIGAGGRSQGAHYPNVHRLERDVEMCAVCELDEERLDQVAKKYEFPQVYTDHKKMLGEADLDIIYCVMNEKWILQTAIDCMNAGKHIFIEKPPGANLEETEQLLEAAVSNNVFAMVGFQRRYTAVTREAMRVVAEKGPVSSIVTTFNKQMLGGDGKEFTSTLWNDVCHIVDLTRYMAGSEPVEVSAYQDKFGGESYNNYTALIRFENNAVGTIHGNRASGGRVLRSELHGVGIGCYMKIPQEIEIHEDNQVRTLGGWEVDGVEEDDVASYEGVLTMHQHFVDCINKNEVPHNDLRDVIHSIRLVDQLEAKE, from the coding sequence ATGTTAAAAGCCGGATTTATCGGAGCTGGGGGGCGCAGTCAGGGCGCGCATTATCCAAATGTCCATCGCCTGGAGCGTGATGTCGAGATGTGCGCGGTTTGCGAACTCGATGAAGAACGCCTGGATCAGGTTGCGAAAAAATACGAGTTTCCGCAAGTATATACAGATCACAAAAAGATGCTCGGCGAAGCCGATCTCGATATCATCTATTGCGTTATGAATGAAAAATGGATTTTGCAGACGGCTATTGATTGCATGAATGCGGGCAAACACATTTTTATTGAAAAGCCACCTGGCGCCAATCTCGAAGAGACCGAGCAATTGCTCGAGGCGGCGGTGTCCAACAATGTGTTTGCTATGGTTGGGTTCCAGCGGCGCTATACCGCGGTTACGCGCGAGGCCATGCGTGTCGTAGCAGAAAAAGGTCCCGTTTCATCTATTGTCACGACATTCAACAAGCAAATGCTCGGTGGCGATGGCAAAGAATTTACTTCTACTCTGTGGAATGACGTCTGCCATATTGTCGATCTCACGCGCTATATGGCCGGGAGTGAACCCGTGGAGGTGTCCGCCTATCAGGACAAATTTGGTGGGGAGAGCTATAATAATTACACGGCTCTCATACGTTTTGAGAATAACGCGGTCGGCACCATCCATGGCAATCGCGCTTCTGGTGGGCGCGTGTTGCGCTCTGAACTGCACGGTGTGGGTATTGGGTGTTATATGAAGATTCCCCAGGAGATCGAGATTCACGAAGACAATCAGGTGCGTACCCTGGGGGGATGGGAAGTTGATGGCGTGGAAGAGGATGATGTCGCCAGTTACGAGGGTGTTTTGACGATGCACCAGCATTTTGTCGATTGTATCAATAAAAACGAGGTGCCTCACAACGACCTGCGAGATGTTATCCATTCCATCCGTCTGGTGGATCAGCTCGAAGCTAAGGAGTAA
- the dusA gene encoding tRNA dihydrouridine(20/20a) synthase DusA: MAIGNSRRFSIAPMMDCTDRHERYFLRLITKRVLLYTEMVATGAIIHGDRTRLLGFDPIEHPIALQLGGSDPADLAQCAKVGEDWGYDEINLNVGCPSDRVQSGLFGAYLMKEPERVRDGVGAMRDAVNIPVTVKTRIGVDNRDSYQELVHFVQTVAESGCRIFAFHARKAWLQGLSPKENREIPPLSYDIVYRIKRDFPDLDIVINGGITSLDEAAAHLARVDGVMVGREAYSNPYFLSDADHRFFGETRPIPSRHEILHAYLPYVSDQLERGTRLHHIARHLIGLFAGMPGAKAWRRYISENAYKKDAGIEVLEAAGELVDSPEHIYSLASS, translated from the coding sequence ATGGCTATTGGAAACAGCAGGCGATTTTCAATCGCGCCCATGATGGATTGTACAGACCGGCACGAGCGGTATTTTCTGCGCCTGATCACCAAACGGGTTTTGCTATACACCGAAATGGTTGCCACCGGCGCAATCATACACGGCGACCGCACGCGTTTATTGGGATTTGATCCGATTGAACACCCCATAGCCCTGCAATTGGGCGGAAGCGACCCCGCTGACCTCGCACAGTGCGCCAAAGTGGGTGAAGACTGGGGATATGATGAGATCAATCTGAATGTGGGATGCCCGAGCGACCGCGTGCAATCGGGGCTTTTTGGAGCGTACTTGATGAAAGAACCCGAACGGGTGCGCGATGGTGTAGGCGCAATGCGCGACGCGGTGAATATTCCCGTAACCGTGAAAACGCGAATCGGCGTTGACAATCGCGATTCTTACCAGGAACTGGTGCATTTTGTCCAGACCGTTGCCGAATCGGGATGCCGTATCTTTGCGTTTCACGCGCGCAAAGCATGGCTTCAGGGCCTGAGTCCCAAAGAAAACAGAGAAATTCCCCCATTATCTTACGACATCGTCTATCGCATCAAACGCGACTTTCCAGATCTGGATATCGTAATCAACGGGGGAATTACATCGCTCGACGAAGCCGCCGCGCATCTGGCGCGTGTCGATGGCGTGATGGTCGGGCGGGAAGCCTACTCAAACCCCTATTTTCTATCCGATGCCGACCATCGATTCTTTGGCGAAACACGCCCAATACCATCTCGACACGAAATCCTGCACGCGTATCTGCCCTATGTCTCCGACCAACTCGAACGCGGTACGCGCTTGCACCATATAGCACGACATCTCATAGGGCTATTTGCCGGCATGCCGGGTGCAAAAGCCTGGCGGCGATATATCAGCGAAAATGCGTACAAAAAGGATGCTGGGATTGAGGTATTGGAGGCCGCGGGCGAACTGGTTGACTCACCCGAGCACATTTACTCCTTAGCTTCGAGCTGA
- a CDS encoding D-glycerate dehydrogenase, with amino-acid sequence MLSTNDWRTHNESGSKRVVVTKELPGDRWLEILTAADCRVEIGTSTEILSVEEIKDKIGDQCDGVIGQLTEKWGEELFTALKNAGGKAYSNYAVGYNNVDVGVATKYGIPVGNTPGVLTETTAEMAVSLTFSAARRVIEADAFMRAEKYHGWLPTLYLGELMTGKTVGVIGAGRIGCAYAKMMSEGFKMNVVYFDPYPNEYMENYIAAYGEFLKAQGDEPITCRRLDSVEDVLRVADVVSLHPLLDDTTFHLMNTERLALMKDNAILINASRGPVIDEVALVAHCQTHPDFKVGLDVFEDEPLMKPGLKELPNVVIVPHIASATIWTRSGMAILAASNVAGVLNGYGAWQDPDGVLPFLGDNPPQAAPSIVNASEVGLSAYA; translated from the coding sequence ATTTTGAGCACCAATGACTGGAGAACACACAACGAATCGGGCAGCAAGCGCGTAGTCGTAACCAAAGAATTGCCCGGCGACCGCTGGCTTGAGATACTCACCGCTGCTGATTGCCGCGTAGAGATTGGCACATCCACAGAAATTTTGAGTGTCGAAGAAATCAAAGACAAAATCGGCGATCAATGCGATGGCGTAATCGGACAATTGACGGAAAAGTGGGGTGAAGAACTGTTTACCGCCCTCAAGAATGCGGGAGGCAAAGCGTATTCCAACTATGCCGTGGGATACAATAATGTAGATGTTGGCGTAGCGACAAAATACGGCATACCGGTGGGCAATACGCCGGGTGTATTGACCGAGACCACCGCGGAAATGGCCGTCTCCCTCACCTTTTCAGCAGCGCGTCGGGTAATCGAAGCCGACGCTTTTATGCGCGCCGAAAAATATCACGGCTGGTTGCCTACGCTTTATTTGGGCGAATTGATGACCGGAAAAACAGTCGGCGTAATTGGCGCTGGTCGCATCGGCTGTGCTTATGCCAAAATGATGTCCGAAGGGTTCAAGATGAACGTGGTTTATTTTGACCCGTACCCCAATGAATACATGGAAAATTATATCGCGGCTTATGGCGAATTCTTAAAAGCTCAAGGCGATGAACCCATAACCTGTCGGCGTTTGGACTCGGTCGAAGACGTGTTGAGAGTTGCCGATGTGGTCAGCTTACATCCACTACTGGATGACACCACCTTCCACTTGATGAACACCGAGCGTCTTGCACTGATGAAGGACAATGCGATACTCATCAACGCCAGCCGAGGCCCGGTCATCGACGAAGTCGCACTGGTCGCACACTGCCAAACCCATCCCGATTTCAAAGTCGGCCTCGATGTATTTGAAGACGAACCCCTGATGAAACCCGGGCTTAAAGAGTTGCCCAATGTGGTCATTGTACCGCATATTGCATCGGCGACAATATGGACTCGTTCGGGAATGGCCATTTTGGCGGCCTCAAATGTTGCTGGTGTTCTGAATGGCTATGGCGCCTGGCAAGATCCGGACGGTGTGTTGCCCTTCCTCGGCGACAATCCCCCACAGGCAGCCCCCAGTATTGTCAATGCAAGTGAAGTCGGGCTTTCCGCCTATGCGTGA